In Euphorbia lathyris chromosome 9, ddEupLath1.1, whole genome shotgun sequence, the following are encoded in one genomic region:
- the LOC136206840 gene encoding non-specific lipid-transfer protein 1-like, giving the protein MAAMKLAALVVAIIVISGAMSAEGITCGQVTGALTPCINYLRTGGAPSPQCCSGVRTINGAAKTTPDRQQACNCIKSAARGIPGLNPANAESLPGKCKVNIPYKISFNTNCNSVK; this is encoded by the exons ATGGCCGCAATGAAGTTAGCAGCTTTGGTTGTAGCAATAATTGTTATTTCTGGTGCTATGTCTGCAGAAGGCATTACTTGTGGGCAAGTGACTGGTGCACTTACCCCATGTATTAACTACCTCAGAACTGGAGGTGCTCCTTCTCCTCAATGCTGTAGTGGTGTTAGGACCATTAATGGTGCTGCTAAAACCACACCTGATCGCCAACAAGCTTGCAACTGCATCAAATCAGCAGCCAGGGGCATCCCTGGCCTTAACCCAGCCAACGCTGAGTCTCTCCCCGGCAAATGCAAAGTTAACATTCCATACAAGATTAGCTTCAACACCAACTGCAACAG CGTGAAGTGA
- the LOC136206338 gene encoding non-specific lipid-transfer protein 1-like: MAAMKLAVLVVAIMVVAGAMSTAEGITCGQVSGALAPCINYLKTGGAPTPQCCSGVRTINGAAQTTPDRQQACNCLKSAARSIPGLNPANAESLPGKCSVNIPYKISFDTNCNSIK, translated from the exons ATGGCCGCAATGAAGTTAGCAGTTTTGGTAGTAGCAATTATGGTTGTTGCTGGTGCAATGTCCACTGCAGAAGGCATTACATGTGGGCAAGTGAGTGGTGCACTTGCTCCATGTATTAATTATCTGAAAACAGGAGGTGCTCCTACTCCTCAATGCTGCAGTGGTGTTAGGACCATTAATGGTGCTGCTCAAACCACACCTGATCGCCAACAAGCTTGCAACTGTTTGAAATCAGCAGCGAGGAGCATCCCTGGCCTTAACCCAGCCAACGCTGAGTCTCTCCCCGGCAAATGCAGCGTTAACATTCCATACAAGATTAGCTTCGACACCAACTGCAACAG CATCAAGTAA